Proteins encoded in a region of the Tripterygium wilfordii isolate XIE 37 chromosome 21, ASM1340144v1, whole genome shotgun sequence genome:
- the LOC119988811 gene encoding protein LIGHT-DEPENDENT SHORT HYPOCOTYLS 10-like: MSADNHHDVLAEGSSSRSLDQSNHPQPQPVQVPAQLSRYESQKRRDWNTFGQYLRNQRPSVSLSQCNYNHVLDFLRYLDQFGKTKVHFHGCVFFGQPDPPGPCTCPLRQAWGSLDALIGRLRAAYEEQGGAPETNPFGNGAIRVYLREVRECQAKARGIPYKKKKKKKHQISKVDPDDSKKLRQA; encoded by the coding sequence atgtcAGCTGATAATCATCACGATGTTTTGGCTGAGGGATCATCTTCACGATCCCTCGATCAGAGTAATCATCCGCAACCACAACCAGTGCAAGTACCAGCTCAGTTGAGCCGGTACGAGTCACAGAAGAGGAGAGACTGGAACACGTTCGGGCAATACTTGAGGAATCAAAGGCCATCAGTTTCACTATCACAGTGTAACTACAACCACGTCCTTGATTTTCTACGGTACCTCGATCAGTTCGGGAAGACGAAGGTTCATTTCCACGGATGTGTGTTCTTCGGACAACCTGATCCACCTGGTCCTTGTACTTGTCCACTAAGGCAAGCTTGGGGAAGCCTTGATGCGTTGATCGGACGGCTTAGAGCGGCTTACGAAGAGCAAGGTGGAGCACCGGAGACAAACCCTTTTGGTAATGGTGCTATTAGGGTTTATTTGAGGGAAGTTAGGGAGTGTCAAGCGAAGGCGAGAGGTATTCcttataagaagaaaaagaagaagaagcatcaAATCAGCAAGGTTGATCCAGATGATTCAAAGAAATTGAGGCAAGCCTAG
- the LOC119988810 gene encoding trihelix transcription factor ASIL2-like: MGDLTDSLTPSSSALNIVTTASSHNPRPMPVREDCWSEEATSTLVDVWGRRYMELNRGNLRQKDWQDVADAVNALHGHTKKTHRTDVQCKNRLDTVKKKYKIEKARVSASNGTVTSSWPFYERMDVVIGSSVSVKKQPSPSLSPSPPVALPLTYRKSPASAPPTAVALPQKRPADDGYFRRNYSAMAAAAAAESDESEEEEEREREEETEEEGEGMRKLARAIERFGEMYERVEGEKLRQMVELEKQRMQFAKDLEVQRMRMFMDTQVQLGKIKRSKLSGSDDIYS, from the exons ATGGGCGATCTAACGGACTCTTTGACGCCGTCGTCTAGCGCCCTCAACATCGTCACCACTGCTTCCTCGCACAACCCTCGTCCCATGCCAGTCCGCGAGGACTGCTGGAGCGAGGAGGCAACGTCTACTCTCGTCGACGTCTGGGGCCGCCGTTACATGGAGCTAAATCGAGGCAACCTTCGCCAGAAGGACTGGCAAGATGTTGCTGATGCTGTCAATGCTCTCCATGGCCACACCAAGAAGACTCACCGTACCGATGTCCAGTGCAAGAACCGGCTTGATACCGTCAAGAAAAAGTACAAGATCGAGAAGGCTAGGGTTTCTGCTTCTAATGGAACCGTTACCTCATCTTGGCCGTTTTATGAGCGCATGGATGTGGTGATCGGATCTAGCGTTAGCGTCAAGAAACAACCCTCTCCGTCACTCTCGCCATCACCACCGGTTGCTCTGCCGCTCACGTATCGGAAGAGTCCTGCCTCAGCTCCTCCGACGGCAGTGGCGCTGCCTCAAAAGAGGCCGGCGGATGATGGATATTTTAGGAGAAATTACTCAGCCATGGCTGCCGCTGCTGCTGCAGAGAGCGATGAGagtgaggaggaggaagagagggagagggaggaggAGACCGAGGAGGAAGGGGAAGGAATGAGGAAGCTGGCGAGGGCAATAGAGAGGTTTGGGGAGATGTATGAAAGGGTGGAGGGTGAAAAGCTAAGGCAGATGGTGGAGTTGGAGAAGCAGAGGATGCAGTTTGCGAAAGATTTGGAGGTTCAGAGGATGAGGATGTTTATGGACACCCAGGTTCAATTGGGGAAGATCAAGCGTAGCAAGCTTTCCGGCTCAGATG ACATATATAGCTAG